The proteins below are encoded in one region of Bacillota bacterium:
- a CDS encoding MinD/ParA family protein: MHGIKLGQRLSFSTDSEFHSDVYEAEIKAVHPDRWDIHLTFHRGYVLLLPVGTTIHWLSHGFKNMQSRVISRDTSEKVWSVTLPAPGKSNSDRTRVLAVGSGKGGVGKTTFSINLSLALNQIHGQVILLDADIGMANIEVLLGMQSSYNLSHVIQGECTLPEILQEGPGGIRILPGSSGIASLTQLDAIKFNRIIAGFSQLEESCSVLILDTGAGISEPVLKFLEAADDFLLLTTPEPHAMMDAYTLTKVLVGRNPGININLIVNRCESEAEARQCSNGLINAAEQFLGIRPVLLGWMLYDQRVIRSIKQKTPVLLVQPKILFSRQVLDIAHKIVGTGNTKKPPSGLKAFWKRIREGLS; this comes from the coding sequence ATGCATGGGATTAAGCTGGGACAACGGTTATCTTTTAGCACTGATTCCGAATTTCATTCAGACGTTTACGAAGCTGAAATAAAAGCGGTACATCCTGATCGTTGGGATATTCACCTTACTTTTCACCGGGGTTATGTACTACTTTTACCGGTAGGCACAACAATACACTGGCTATCTCACGGCTTTAAAAATATGCAATCACGGGTTATTTCCCGCGATACTTCGGAGAAGGTTTGGAGCGTAACTTTGCCCGCACCCGGGAAGTCCAATTCAGACCGGACGCGAGTGCTGGCAGTAGGCAGTGGTAAAGGAGGAGTGGGGAAAACAACTTTTTCCATTAATCTGAGCCTAGCTTTAAACCAAATTCATGGGCAAGTCATTCTTTTGGACGCTGATATCGGAATGGCTAACATAGAAGTGCTTCTTGGTATGCAGAGCTCCTATAATCTGAGCCATGTAATTCAGGGAGAATGTACTTTACCGGAAATATTGCAAGAGGGGCCTGGTGGAATTCGCATTTTGCCGGGCTCTAGCGGCATAGCTTCTTTGACTCAATTGGATGCCATTAAGTTTAATAGAATTATCGCCGGTTTCTCGCAACTGGAAGAGAGCTGCAGTGTATTAATCCTGGATACGGGGGCCGGAATTTCTGAACCGGTTCTTAAATTTCTGGAGGCCGCCGACGATTTCCTGCTTCTTACCACACCCGAACCCCATGCCATGATGGACGCTTACACCCTTACAAAAGTACTGGTCGGGAGAAATCCCGGGATCAATATTAATTTGATAGTGAACCGCTGCGAGTCAGAGGCCGAGGCGCGCCAGTGCAGCAACGGACTAATTAATGCCGCCGAGCAATTCCTGGGTATTCGGCCCGTATTGCTCGGATGGATGCTATATGATCAACGTGTTATCCGCTCTATCAAGCAAAAGACTCCGGTCCTTCTGGTTCAACCCAAGATTTTATTCTCCAGGCAAGTTTTAGACATAGCCCACAAAATAGTAGGAACAGGCAACACTAAAAAACCGCCGTCCGGGTTAAAGGCATTTTGGAAGCGAATTAGAGAGGGACTGTCTTGA
- a CDS encoding metallophosphoesterase, with translation MIIWFLLLMLIYSFCNWLIGQQIMALLRVNTVAFWVILAILACSPLLGRMGISSAIDKAGNFWMVFFYYATFLAVLGIFVKNKPFIIGCYLLIFILILIGSIHAKNVKVVSYDINIPKQARDFDIVMLSDTHINQTKSSDYVEKMVSDINSLHPDIVLFAGDIFDDRNVNSLKEKKEILKGIKATDGVYGVLGNHEYYSNNLSEILDIYKEANINILIDEVAELETIYIVGRDDIYKKRKNLNELLQTVNKEKPIILLDHQPVSLEEAKNNGVDLQLSGHTHKGQFFPNQLITAKIYEVDYGYLAKDSLQVIVTSGYGTWGPPVRIGTQSEILDIKIKFQK, from the coding sequence ATGATTATTTGGTTCTTACTACTTATGCTTATCTATTCCTTTTGTAACTGGCTTATCGGGCAACAAATTATGGCTTTATTAAGGGTTAATACAGTTGCTTTCTGGGTAATATTAGCTATTCTTGCTTGCTCACCGCTATTAGGCCGAATGGGAATTTCCAGTGCAATTGATAAGGCAGGTAATTTTTGGATGGTCTTTTTTTATTACGCTACTTTCTTGGCAGTGTTAGGTATTTTTGTAAAGAACAAACCCTTTATTATCGGCTGCTATTTACTCATTTTTATCCTTATTCTTATTGGTTCAATACATGCCAAAAACGTCAAAGTAGTTTCTTATGATATCAATATTCCCAAGCAAGCCCGCGACTTTGACATAGTTATGCTTTCTGACACCCACATCAATCAAACTAAGAGTAGTGATTATGTTGAAAAAATGGTTAGCGATATTAACAGCCTACACCCCGATATTGTGCTTTTCGCCGGGGACATCTTTGACGATAGGAATGTTAATAGCCTCAAGGAGAAAAAAGAAATATTAAAGGGTATTAAAGCAACGGACGGTGTCTATGGTGTCTTGGGAAACCATGAGTATTATAGTAATAATCTTAGTGAGATCTTAGATATATATAAGGAAGCAAATATAAATATTTTAATAGATGAAGTTGCGGAGTTAGAAACCATCTATATAGTAGGTAGAGATGATATTTATAAAAAACGTAAGAACTTGAACGAACTATTACAAACAGTCAATAAAGAAAAGCCAATTATATTATTGGATCATCAGCCTGTTTCCCTGGAAGAGGCGAAAAACAATGGTGTTGACCTGCAGCTTTCCGGTCATACCCATAAGGGTCAGTTTTTTCCCAACCAATTGATTACCGCAAAAATCTATGAGGTGGATTATGGGTACCTGGCCAAGGATAGCTTGCAAGTAATTGTTACATCCGGTTATGGTACATGGGGGCCACCTGTCCGTATTGGAACCCAATCAGAAATTCTTGATATTAAAATAAAATTTCAAAAATAG
- a CDS encoding efflux RND transporter periplasmic adaptor subunit, with the protein MSKLKTKKTLWIVIAIITLLSTGTVFWISKQSDVKDEETQYEQVKANRGDIIVGFDSDGNIDFSKVNLRFDVRGTINEILVSEGDMVEKGDVIAKLDSQDYQDQYQLALANLEDAQEQKSTNLLNDELTIKKAENELQQLKDEYEEMEAIPEAYPPYEIKLKASEIEIKELEYRNLLKEQEQLENQELTQDELQVNMAREDLEDTILYSPASGVVLGLSKKAGESVTDEEDFVTVHENNKVRAITEVIEYDVGQLRVGQKTYVTVEALPDQKFVGKVSKIDSLPTSDSSGLVNYSVEISVENPIPQLKDGMTGMVSFIRKEVTNCLIVPYKAVKMVNGKQVVTVVNENGQMTEKEIMAGFTDGNSVEVLEGLKGNETVVYPRGG; encoded by the coding sequence TTGAGTAAACTAAAAACAAAAAAAACTTTATGGATTGTCATAGCGATAATTACCCTTTTATCAACCGGAACCGTATTTTGGATCAGTAAGCAGAGTGACGTCAAGGATGAGGAAACTCAATACGAACAGGTAAAAGCTAACCGGGGCGATATAATTGTGGGCTTTGACTCTGATGGAAATATTGACTTTTCCAAGGTCAATTTAAGATTTGACGTCAGGGGCACTATTAATGAGATATTGGTTTCCGAAGGCGATATGGTTGAAAAAGGGGATGTTATAGCTAAATTGGACAGCCAAGATTATCAGGATCAATACCAGTTAGCTCTGGCAAATCTAGAGGACGCCCAGGAACAAAAATCAACCAATCTATTAAACGATGAGTTAACAATAAAGAAAGCCGAAAACGAGCTGCAACAACTTAAAGACGAATATGAAGAAATGGAAGCTATTCCCGAGGCCTATCCTCCTTACGAGATTAAACTAAAAGCATCGGAAATTGAAATAAAAGAACTGGAATATCGAAACTTGTTAAAGGAACAAGAACAGCTGGAAAACCAGGAGCTAACCCAGGATGAGCTACAAGTCAATATGGCTAGGGAGGATCTTGAGGATACTATATTATACTCCCCGGCTTCAGGTGTAGTTTTAGGCTTATCTAAAAAGGCAGGTGAAAGTGTTACTGATGAAGAGGATTTTGTGACTGTCCATGAAAACAATAAGGTCCGGGCTATTACTGAAGTAATAGAATATGATGTTGGTCAACTACGGGTGGGGCAAAAGACATATGTAACCGTAGAAGCTCTGCCAGATCAAAAATTTGTGGGTAAAGTAAGCAAAATAGATTCTCTGCCAACTAGTGATTCTTCCGGTCTCGTTAATTATTCGGTAGAGATTAGTGTGGAGAATCCTATTCCGCAACTAAAAGACGGTATGACCGGCATGGTTTCCTTTATCAGAAAAGAAGTTACTAACTGTCTGATAGTGCCATATAAGGCCGTTAAAATGGTTAATGGGAAGCAAGTCGTTACTGTTGTTAATGAGAATGGTCAAATGACAGAAAAAGAAATAATGGCCGGGTTTACTGACGGTAACAGTGTAGAAGTTCTGGAAGGTCTTAAGGGCAACGAAACTGTTGTTTATCCCAGAGGCGGGTGA
- a CDS encoding CGGC domain-containing protein, which translates to MPRIGILTCSNCTQELNCASAVCLADMRKKRGFFERYQDQEVVLVGIISCAGCPTIGAPEKILRRVKSLASLKVDVIHLSYCMTAVCPFINKYIKVIKEAYPKTEIVEGTHKPRDKGTFQAEVRELLCIEYRDMTDLILSR; encoded by the coding sequence ATGCCAAGAATAGGAATATTAACATGTTCAAATTGTACACAAGAGCTTAATTGTGCTTCAGCAGTTTGCTTAGCCGATATGCGTAAAAAGAGGGGCTTTTTTGAAAGGTACCAGGACCAGGAAGTAGTCTTAGTTGGCATTATTTCTTGTGCCGGTTGTCCAACTATTGGAGCACCCGAAAAAATCTTAAGGAGAGTAAAGTCTTTGGCTAGTTTGAAGGTTGATGTAATCCATCTTTCATACTGCATGACTGCCGTTTGTCCATTTATTAACAAGTATATTAAAGTGATCAAGGAAGCATATCCCAAAACAGAAATAGTAGAAGGAACGCACAAGCCGCGTGATAAAGGCACATTCCAAGCTGAGGTACGTGAATTACTATGCATTGAATATAGGGATATGACAGACCTCATTTTGAGTCGTTGA
- a CDS encoding FtsX-like permease family protein, with protein sequence MKLRQLIKIVLINIYHNKTRSLLTTLGVIVGTSTIFLVVAIGNGGEAQVNEQYSRLNVGTVIVMPASRGRVVDPLTENDVHLFLESDNIANAFPVLQGSGDISYDNYTQGSRFMAIYPEFQESNHLTIEQGRELYEEDESSSNRCAVLGAELANTLTDGYASEIVGQSININSRKFEVVGIYSRVGDGGSGMSNDDSAFIPYSTGRKYLLGSRANPIIMARATGLETVQSAIQDITAVLNETHRMGGAEQFRIMDAGSRLVAAQESARTMSMLLLSVAAIVLVVSGIGIMNVMFVTVKERTKEIGTLKAIGAKKSEILYQFLVEAILISLAGGILGVIIGYATVPVLEFFELPALPSISGVLIGLIFSVITGVFFGFYPAMKAADLNPIDALSYE encoded by the coding sequence TTGAAGCTAAGACAGTTGATCAAAATAGTATTAATAAATATCTATCATAACAAAACGCGGTCTCTACTGACTACACTGGGAGTGATTGTTGGTACCTCCACAATTTTCTTGGTTGTTGCCATTGGTAACGGGGGGGAAGCTCAAGTTAATGAGCAGTACTCCAGGCTAAATGTAGGAACGGTAATAGTAATGCCGGCATCAAGGGGTAGAGTGGTGGATCCCCTGACAGAAAACGATGTACACTTATTTTTGGAAAGTGACAATATTGCCAATGCTTTTCCGGTCTTACAAGGCTCGGGAGATATAAGTTATGATAATTATACCCAGGGAAGTCGCTTTATGGCAATCTATCCTGAATTCCAGGAAAGCAATCATTTAACCATTGAGCAGGGTAGAGAACTTTATGAGGAAGATGAAAGTAGTTCAAATAGATGTGCAGTTCTAGGGGCGGAACTGGCCAACACGCTTACAGACGGCTATGCTTCGGAAATAGTGGGGCAAAGTATTAACATTAACAGCAGAAAATTTGAGGTAGTAGGTATATATAGCCGGGTAGGTGATGGCGGTTCCGGGATGAGTAATGACGATTCAGCATTTATTCCTTACTCAACGGGGAGAAAGTATTTATTGGGCAGCAGGGCAAATCCCATTATTATGGCCCGGGCAACGGGATTGGAGACAGTTCAGTCCGCCATACAAGATATTACAGCTGTTCTTAACGAGACTCACCGGATGGGAGGAGCGGAACAGTTTCGTATTATGGATGCTGGAAGCAGACTGGTCGCCGCTCAGGAATCGGCCAGGACCATGTCCATGCTTTTATTATCCGTAGCCGCTATTGTACTGGTCGTAAGCGGCATAGGAATTATGAATGTGATGTTTGTGACGGTAAAAGAAAGGACAAAAGAGATTGGCACATTAAAAGCAATCGGTGCTAAAAAAAGCGAGATATTGTACCAGTTCCTAGTAGAAGCCATATTAATCAGTTTAGCAGGTGGGATATTGGGTGTGATCATTGGCTATGCTACGGTTCCCGTTTTAGAGTTCTTTGAACTTCCGGCATTGCCTTCAATAAGCGGCGTTTTGATAGGATTGATATTTTCTGTGATCACAGGTGTGTTTTTTGGGTTTTATCCCGCTATGAAAGCTGCTGATTTAAACCCAATAGATGCATTGAGCTATGAGTAA
- a CDS encoding ABC transporter ATP-binding protein, producing the protein MIENPKCVIDARNIVKIYQNGCEELKVLDDISLQVLKNDFSVILGPSGSGKSTLMNILGCLDLPTSGQYFLDNTDILNAKENQLAAIRNQKIGFVFQKFNLMPRLTALQNVMLPLLYRGVNEQEAIEKAKEKLDLLGLVDRLSHRPPELSGGQQQRVAIARAIVGNPHLLLADEPTGNLDSKSSTGAMEIFKELNRQGNTIVIITHDIEVAEQVEKMFYIRDGKIYDKD; encoded by the coding sequence ATGATTGAGAATCCAAAGTGTGTAATAGATGCGCGCAATATTGTCAAAATTTATCAAAATGGTTGCGAGGAGCTAAAAGTCCTCGATGATATAAGTCTACAAGTGCTGAAAAATGATTTCTCTGTTATTCTGGGGCCGTCCGGATCAGGCAAATCTACACTGATGAACATACTTGGTTGTTTGGATTTACCAACTTCAGGGCAATATTTTTTAGATAATACAGATATTCTTAACGCAAAAGAAAACCAATTGGCCGCAATCCGAAATCAAAAAATCGGTTTTGTATTTCAAAAGTTTAATTTGATGCCGAGATTGACTGCCTTGCAAAATGTAATGCTACCCTTACTTTATCGCGGGGTTAATGAGCAAGAAGCTATTGAGAAAGCTAAGGAAAAACTGGATTTGTTAGGTTTGGTAGACAGGCTAAGTCATCGTCCTCCTGAACTTTCAGGAGGGCAGCAGCAAAGGGTTGCCATTGCCAGGGCAATAGTTGGTAATCCCCATTTGCTTTTGGCAGACGAGCCCACCGGAAACCTGGACAGTAAATCAAGTACCGGTGCGATGGAAATATTCAAAGAGCTGAATCGTCAGGGCAATACCATAGTAATAATAACCCACGATATTGAAGTAGCCGAACAAGTGGAAAAGATGTTCTACATACGTGATGGTAAAATCTATGATAAAGACTAG
- the msrA gene encoding peptide-methionine (S)-S-oxide reductase MsrA codes for MKSINGHDTDLATFAGGCFWCMIAPFANMPGVDKVISGYTGGYKENPTYEEVCSGTTGHYEAIQITFKPSICPYDRLLGVYWRQIDPTDEGGQFQDRGASYRTAIFYHSESQKQKAEASKKALEESSRFRRPIVTDILPAKYFYPAEEEHQSYHQKKPLHYDLYRSGSGRDDFIKHYWKQS; via the coding sequence ATGAAAAGTATAAATGGTCATGATACTGATTTGGCAACATTTGCGGGAGGGTGTTTCTGGTGCATGATAGCACCGTTTGCCAATATGCCTGGGGTAGACAAAGTGATATCCGGCTATACCGGTGGATATAAAGAAAACCCTACTTACGAGGAGGTATGTTCCGGCACAACAGGTCATTATGAAGCTATACAAATAACATTCAAACCTTCAATTTGCCCTTATGATAGACTTTTAGGGGTATACTGGCGGCAAATTGACCCTACTGATGAAGGTGGTCAATTTCAAGATAGAGGTGCCTCTTACCGCACAGCTATTTTTTATCATTCTGAAAGCCAAAAACAGAAAGCGGAGGCATCAAAGAAAGCACTTGAGGAGAGCAGCCGATTTAGGCGGCCTATAGTGACGGATATTCTTCCGGCAAAATATTTTTATCCAGCAGAGGAAGAACACCAAAGTTACCACCAAAAGAAACCGTTGCATTATGATCTCTACCGCAGCGGCTCAGGACGGGACGATTTTATTAAACATTATTGGAAGCAAAGTTAA